One Spinacia oleracea cultivar Varoflay chromosome 4, BTI_SOV_V1, whole genome shotgun sequence DNA segment encodes these proteins:
- the LOC110801096 gene encoding protein DETOXIFICATION 16 isoform X1, whose protein sequence is MDDAEDEKVSHDVESPLIFSSPENSSSKNVVIDGVHSKGGSLLCKKEIWKEVKKQMELAGPLMAVNFLLFSLQIVSVMFVGHLGELPLSGASVATSFASVTGFSLLKGMGYALDTFCGQSYGAKQYQMLGIHKQRAMLVLLCISIPIAFIWKNTGQVLAFLGQDPEIAAEAGIYAYYMIPSIFAYGLLQCHIGFLQAQNNVVPMMLTTGFTTLLHIVICWFMVFKSGLGNKGAALSNAISYWINVLLLGVYVRVSPKCKETWNGFSMKALHGIPEFLRLAVPSAAMLCLEIWTFEMMVLLAGFLPNPKLETSVLSISLNTCSAIFMLPLGISGAVSTRVSNELGAGRPHLARMAVCVSTLIVGIEGILAACLLIFGRNLWGYCYSTEEKVVKYVGQMMLLLAISHFVDGIQCVLSGTARGCGWQKIGAYINLGAYYLVGIPSALLLAFVYDFGGKGLWTGIIMALFVQAFFLLLITLNTDWDKEEKKAKDRMYYLIVH, encoded by the exons ATGGATGATGCAGAAGATGAAAAAGTGAGTCATGATGTTGAAAgtccattaatattttcatcCCCTGAAAATAGTTCAAGTAAAAATGTTGTTATTGACGGTGTACATAGTAAAGGAGGAAGTTTGTTGTGTAAAAAAGAGATATGGAAGGAAGTGAAGAAGCAGATGGAGTTAGCAGGGCCTTTAATGGCTGTCAACTTCTTGTTGTTTTCACTACAAATTGTATCGGTTATGTTTGTTGGTCATCTGGGCGAGCTCCCTCTTTCTGGTGCTTCCGTTGCTACCTCTTTCGCCTCCGTCACCGGTTTTAGCTTACTG AAAGGAATGGGATATGCATTAGACACATTCTGTGGGCAATCATATGGAGCAAAGCAATACCAAATGCTAGGCATACACAAGCAAAGAGCAATGCTAGTTCTCCTCTGCATCAGCATCCCTATTGCATTTATCTGGAAAAATACTGGCCAAGTTCTTGCATTTTTAGGCCAAGATCCAGAAATTGCAGCCGAAGCAGGAATCTACGCCTACTACATGATTCCGAGTATCTTTGCATATGGGCTCCTTCAGTGTCACATTGGATTTCTACAAGCTCAAAACAATGTTGTTCCTATGATGCTTACTACTGGATTTACAACTCTGCTACATATAGTAATTTGTTGGTTTATGGTATTTAAGTCTGGATTAGGCAACAAAGGAGCTGCATTGTCGAACGCGATTTCGTATTGGATTAATGTCTTGTTGTTGGGTGTTTATGTGAGGGTGTCTCCTAAATGTAAAGAGACTTGGAATGGTTTTTCAATGAAGGCTCTTCATGGTATTCCCGAGTTTCTTAGACTTGCCGTTCCTTCTGCTGCTATGTTGTG CTTGGAAATATGGACATTTGAGATGATGGTTCTACTAGCTGGTTTTCTACCAAATCCAAAGCTGGAAACGTCTGTCCTCTCAATCAG CCTCAACACATGTTCAGCAATATTCATGCTACCACTTGGAATAAGTGGAGCAGTAAG CACAAGAGTTTCCAATGAATTGGGGGCCGGACGACCACATTTAGCTCGAATGGCGGTATGTGTTTCGACGTTGATAGTGGGGATAGAAGGGATTTTAGCAGCATGTTTGTTGATTTTTGGGCGCAATCTCTGGGGATATTGTTATAGCACAGAAGAAAAGGTTGTGAAATATGTTGGACAAATGATGCTTCTTCTTGCAATTTCACATTTTGTTGACGGTATTCAATGTGTGCTTTCAG GCACGGCTAGAGGATGTGGTTGGCAAAAAATCGGTGCTTACATAAACTTAGGAGCTTATTACTTAGTAGGCATTCCAAGTGCCTTATTGCTAGCATTTGTGTATGACTTTGGAGGCAAG GGATTATGGACAGGAATTATAATGGCCTTATTTGTCCAAGCATTTTTTCTCCTACTCATAACATTGAATACCGATTGGGATAAAGAG GAAAAGAAGGCCAAAGAtaggatgtattatttaatagTGCACTAA
- the LOC110801096 gene encoding protein DETOXIFICATION 16 isoform X2 — translation MGYALDTFCGQSYGAKQYQMLGIHKQRAMLVLLCISIPIAFIWKNTGQVLAFLGQDPEIAAEAGIYAYYMIPSIFAYGLLQCHIGFLQAQNNVVPMMLTTGFTTLLHIVICWFMVFKSGLGNKGAALSNAISYWINVLLLGVYVRVSPKCKETWNGFSMKALHGIPEFLRLAVPSAAMLCLEIWTFEMMVLLAGFLPNPKLETSVLSISLNTCSAIFMLPLGISGAVSTRVSNELGAGRPHLARMAVCVSTLIVGIEGILAACLLIFGRNLWGYCYSTEEKVVKYVGQMMLLLAISHFVDGIQCVLSGTARGCGWQKIGAYINLGAYYLVGIPSALLLAFVYDFGGKGLWTGIIMALFVQAFFLLLITLNTDWDKEEKKAKDRMYYLIVH, via the exons ATGGGATATGCATTAGACACATTCTGTGGGCAATCATATGGAGCAAAGCAATACCAAATGCTAGGCATACACAAGCAAAGAGCAATGCTAGTTCTCCTCTGCATCAGCATCCCTATTGCATTTATCTGGAAAAATACTGGCCAAGTTCTTGCATTTTTAGGCCAAGATCCAGAAATTGCAGCCGAAGCAGGAATCTACGCCTACTACATGATTCCGAGTATCTTTGCATATGGGCTCCTTCAGTGTCACATTGGATTTCTACAAGCTCAAAACAATGTTGTTCCTATGATGCTTACTACTGGATTTACAACTCTGCTACATATAGTAATTTGTTGGTTTATGGTATTTAAGTCTGGATTAGGCAACAAAGGAGCTGCATTGTCGAACGCGATTTCGTATTGGATTAATGTCTTGTTGTTGGGTGTTTATGTGAGGGTGTCTCCTAAATGTAAAGAGACTTGGAATGGTTTTTCAATGAAGGCTCTTCATGGTATTCCCGAGTTTCTTAGACTTGCCGTTCCTTCTGCTGCTATGTTGTG CTTGGAAATATGGACATTTGAGATGATGGTTCTACTAGCTGGTTTTCTACCAAATCCAAAGCTGGAAACGTCTGTCCTCTCAATCAG CCTCAACACATGTTCAGCAATATTCATGCTACCACTTGGAATAAGTGGAGCAGTAAG CACAAGAGTTTCCAATGAATTGGGGGCCGGACGACCACATTTAGCTCGAATGGCGGTATGTGTTTCGACGTTGATAGTGGGGATAGAAGGGATTTTAGCAGCATGTTTGTTGATTTTTGGGCGCAATCTCTGGGGATATTGTTATAGCACAGAAGAAAAGGTTGTGAAATATGTTGGACAAATGATGCTTCTTCTTGCAATTTCACATTTTGTTGACGGTATTCAATGTGTGCTTTCAG GCACGGCTAGAGGATGTGGTTGGCAAAAAATCGGTGCTTACATAAACTTAGGAGCTTATTACTTAGTAGGCATTCCAAGTGCCTTATTGCTAGCATTTGTGTATGACTTTGGAGGCAAG GGATTATGGACAGGAATTATAATGGCCTTATTTGTCCAAGCATTTTTTCTCCTACTCATAACATTGAATACCGATTGGGATAAAGAG GAAAAGAAGGCCAAAGAtaggatgtattatttaatagTGCACTAA